The following proteins are encoded in a genomic region of Planococcus lenghuensis:
- the glgB gene encoding 1,4-alpha-glucan branching protein GlgB: protein MTEVRALNKREHSLTKKKLEEFHDGKMLDAYLYFGAYVSGNATSFTVWVPDVRNVSVICTAPDEGREQHVPMEQLPEDPTIWRVEIDRQLSGFTYEYEIETNEGERLRKTDPFARAAEYRPQTRSIVRGAPEHRWSEAALRQKEIQNDNHLEKPMAIYEVHIGTWKRKANGDFLTYKELVDELIPYVKEQGFTHIEIMPITEHPLDESWGYQTTGFFAATSRFGTEDELKYFIDKCAQHGVGLFLDWVPGHFCVDAHALANFNGSLLYEEPRPARRMNPDWGTLNFDVQKGEVISFIFSSAHYWLEEFKFDGVRMDAVVNLLFIPNVRDRPHNDEGADFLRKLTTALRERHPDKLLIAEDAWHFPGVTKDVAEGGLGFHYKWNFGWMNDVQRYMEAPPEKRPSLHEKINFSLMYHYEARYISTLSHDEVSAGKGSLLHKMAGTFEEQLQQLRLLYGFWITHPGKKLLFMGQEFGEPGGWEGRKPLDWEALEQPEFQQMAAFIRELLAFYKTEPALFELDDERRGFQWLDADNAEQSVASFIRRGHNEPDDCIVICNFSNQDYPDFPVGLPASGTYEEVFSTTRLISEGNESRGMNKTHAKKIPMHDQAYSMVIDLPALSMSVWKRQQDGSERN, encoded by the coding sequence GTGACGGAGGTGAGAGCGCTGAACAAACGGGAACATTCATTGACTAAGAAAAAACTGGAAGAGTTCCATGATGGAAAGATGCTGGATGCTTATTTGTATTTTGGTGCATACGTCAGCGGTAACGCAACATCATTCACAGTCTGGGTGCCGGATGTGCGGAATGTCAGTGTCATCTGCACTGCGCCTGATGAAGGGCGTGAACAGCACGTTCCAATGGAGCAGCTGCCGGAGGACCCGACGATTTGGCGGGTTGAGATCGACCGGCAGCTGTCCGGGTTCACCTATGAATATGAAATTGAAACGAATGAAGGCGAACGGCTGCGAAAAACGGATCCGTTTGCCCGGGCAGCGGAGTACCGGCCGCAAACCCGGTCTATCGTGAGGGGAGCGCCGGAACACCGATGGTCTGAAGCGGCACTCAGGCAGAAGGAAATACAGAATGACAATCATCTGGAAAAACCGATGGCCATTTATGAAGTGCATATCGGGACATGGAAACGGAAGGCGAATGGTGACTTCCTGACATATAAAGAATTGGTGGATGAGCTGATTCCCTACGTCAAAGAACAGGGATTCACGCATATCGAGATTATGCCAATCACTGAGCACCCGCTGGATGAATCGTGGGGCTATCAGACAACCGGTTTTTTTGCCGCCACAAGCCGTTTCGGAACCGAAGATGAATTGAAATACTTCATCGATAAATGCGCCCAGCATGGCGTCGGTTTATTTCTGGATTGGGTGCCCGGTCATTTTTGTGTGGACGCTCACGCATTGGCAAACTTCAATGGCTCCCTGCTGTACGAGGAACCGCGGCCGGCCCGCCGGATGAATCCGGATTGGGGGACGCTGAACTTTGACGTGCAGAAAGGGGAAGTGATCAGTTTCATTTTCTCAAGCGCCCATTACTGGCTGGAGGAATTCAAATTCGATGGCGTCCGGATGGATGCGGTTGTGAATCTGCTGTTCATCCCGAATGTCCGGGACAGGCCGCATAACGATGAAGGAGCCGACTTTCTCCGAAAGTTGACTACCGCATTGCGTGAACGGCATCCGGATAAGCTGCTGATCGCGGAAGATGCCTGGCATTTTCCCGGAGTGACAAAAGATGTGGCGGAAGGCGGTCTCGGGTTTCATTATAAATGGAATTTCGGCTGGATGAATGATGTTCAGCGCTATATGGAAGCGCCGCCTGAAAAACGTCCGTCGCTGCATGAGAAGATCAATTTCTCGCTGATGTACCATTACGAAGCCCGGTATATCTCCACGCTTTCCCATGATGAAGTCAGTGCCGGGAAAGGTTCGCTGCTGCACAAGATGGCCGGCACATTCGAGGAACAGCTGCAGCAGCTGCGCCTCCTGTACGGGTTCTGGATCACGCATCCGGGCAAGAAACTATTGTTCATGGGCCAGGAATTCGGTGAACCGGGCGGCTGGGAAGGCCGGAAGCCGCTGGACTGGGAAGCGCTCGAACAGCCGGAATTCCAGCAGATGGCGGCTTTTATAAGAGAATTGCTGGCGTTCTACAAAACGGAACCTGCGCTGTTCGAGCTGGATGATGAACGGCGGGGATTTCAATGGCTGGACGCAGATAACGCAGAACAAAGTGTCGCTTCTTTCATTCGCCGCGGCCATAACGAACCGGATGACTGCATTGTCATCTGCAATTTTTCCAACCAGGACTATCCGGATTTTCCGGTGGGACTGCCGGCTTCCGGGACTTATGAGGAAGTGTTCTCTACCACCAGACTGATTTCTGAAGGAAACGAAAGCCGAGGGATGAATAAGACGCACGCTAAAAAAATTCCGATGCACGACCAGGCTTACTCCATGGTAATTGATCTTCCGGCATTATCCATGAGCGTCTGGAAACGGCAACAGGACGGGAGTGAACGCAATTGA
- a CDS encoding glucose-1-phosphate adenylyltransferase, whose product MTSKMVAMLLAGGQGSRLKSLTYDVAKPAIPFGGKYRIIDFPLSNCTNSGIETVGVLTQYEPHLLHAYIGLGTPWDLDRRHGGVTILPPYAEIEGNKWYAGTASAIYQNLKFLDAADPDYVLILSGDHIYKMDYDLMLDFHKETQAEVTLSVLEVPWTDTHRFGVINTDEQMNVLEFQEKPKQAKSNLASMGVYIFNWRTLRECLIEDSKKEESSHDFGKDILPVLLKNGSKMMAYPYKGYWKDVGTVESLWEANMDLLDSHSGLNLNDPAWRIYSSNVQMPPHIVTDTALLQDSVVNEGCVIAGEINRSIIFRDVKVQEGAVLSECVLMNGTVIGKGAKLNKVIVPPNLNVPDHFEISDQQDEVILMTQERIDEWKGSGGK is encoded by the coding sequence TTGACAAGCAAAATGGTCGCAATGCTGCTGGCCGGCGGGCAAGGAAGCCGGCTGAAATCCCTGACGTACGATGTGGCAAAACCCGCAATCCCATTCGGCGGGAAATACCGGATCATCGACTTTCCGCTATCGAATTGCACCAATTCCGGCATCGAGACAGTGGGCGTGCTGACACAGTACGAACCGCATCTTCTCCATGCGTATATCGGTCTCGGAACTCCCTGGGATTTGGACCGCCGCCACGGCGGTGTCACCATCCTGCCGCCTTATGCGGAGATTGAGGGCAATAAATGGTATGCCGGCACGGCGAGCGCCATTTATCAGAACCTCAAGTTTCTGGATGCGGCGGACCCTGATTATGTGCTGATTTTGTCAGGCGATCATATTTACAAGATGGATTATGATCTGATGCTCGATTTTCATAAAGAGACACAGGCGGAAGTGACGCTGTCTGTACTGGAAGTACCGTGGACTGATACCCACCGTTTTGGTGTCATCAATACGGATGAGCAGATGAACGTACTCGAATTCCAGGAAAAGCCGAAGCAGGCGAAAAGCAATCTCGCATCGATGGGTGTATATATTTTCAATTGGCGGACGCTCAGAGAATGTCTGATCGAGGACAGCAAAAAAGAGGAATCCTCCCATGATTTCGGCAAGGACATCCTGCCGGTTCTGTTGAAAAACGGCTCGAAGATGATGGCTTATCCGTATAAAGGCTACTGGAAAGATGTCGGAACTGTCGAGAGCCTGTGGGAAGCGAATATGGACCTCCTCGATTCTCATTCCGGACTGAATTTGAATGATCCGGCATGGCGTATCTATTCGTCGAATGTTCAAATGCCGCCGCACATCGTTACGGATACAGCGCTGCTCCAGGATTCCGTCGTGAATGAGGGGTGTGTCATTGCAGGCGAAATAAACCGATCCATCATTTTCCGGGACGTCAAAGTACAAGAAGGGGCGGTCCTGTCGGAATGTGTCCTCATGAATGGCACGGTCATCGGCAAAGGAGCCAAACTGAACAAAGTCATTGTGCCGCCTAACTTGAATGTACCGGATCATTTTGAGATCAGTGACCAGCAGGACGAAGTCATTTTGATGACCCAGGAACGGATCGATGAGTGGAAAGGAAGTGGCGGAAAATGA
- a CDS encoding GlgC family sugar phosphate nucleotidyltransferase, producing MSMMAVIDASVKLSGMDDLAMNRTIASVPFAGRYRLVDFPLSNLVNSNITSVGVFASYPFTSLMDHIEMGKSWDLDRRRDGLRLLPTVQHGAGIMSVGAFASFEEHIQFFNKSKRDYVVITNPFTVCQLDYEDMLSVHKQSGADITEAVSDGVQLKSYILSKPLFLELISSYKDKRVISIEDIVKLKKKPYTYGQYHYKGFFAVIDSVERYFEVSMALLDEENWRLLFRADRPVYTKVKDEPPTRYIKGSDVKRSLVANGSTIRGDVKGSIISRAVIIRENTKLQSCIIMQKSLISENCDLAFVIADKEVIIEEGVSLHGTAEQPIVLRKGDRVTKEDSR from the coding sequence ATGAGCATGATGGCAGTAATTGACGCATCGGTTAAACTGTCCGGGATGGATGACTTGGCAATGAATCGGACAATCGCTTCAGTTCCGTTTGCCGGGCGTTACCGGCTGGTTGATTTCCCATTATCCAATCTGGTGAATTCGAATATTACGTCTGTCGGCGTTTTTGCTTCTTATCCGTTTACATCGCTGATGGATCATATTGAAATGGGCAAGAGTTGGGACCTTGACCGCAGACGGGATGGGCTGCGGCTGCTGCCGACTGTCCAGCACGGCGCCGGCATCATGAGTGTCGGGGCATTTGCCTCTTTTGAAGAACATATCCAATTTTTCAACAAAAGCAAGCGGGATTATGTCGTGATTACGAATCCATTTACCGTTTGCCAGCTTGACTATGAAGATATGCTGTCGGTGCATAAGCAGTCGGGTGCGGATATTACGGAAGCAGTGAGTGACGGCGTTCAATTGAAGAGCTATATTTTATCCAAGCCATTGTTCCTTGAATTGATAAGCAGTTATAAGGATAAGCGGGTCATCAGCATCGAAGATATCGTAAAACTGAAGAAAAAGCCATATACGTATGGACAGTATCATTACAAGGGCTTTTTCGCTGTCATCGATTCGGTTGAGCGTTATTTTGAAGTGTCAATGGCGCTGCTTGATGAAGAAAACTGGCGTTTGCTGTTCCGGGCGGATCGGCCGGTGTACACGAAAGTGAAAGATGAACCGCCGACGCGCTATATCAAAGGCTCAGACGTGAAGCGCTCGCTCGTTGCCAATGGCAGCACGATCCGGGGTGACGTAAAAGGCAGTATCATCAGCCGGGCGGTGATCATCCGGGAAAACACGAAACTGCAAAGCTGCATCATCATGCAGAAATCCTTGATCAGCGAAAATTGTGACTTGGCATTCGTTATTGCCGACAAGGAAGTGATCATTGAAGAAGGGGTCTCTCTTCATGGAACGGCTGAGCAGCCGATCGTTCTCCGTAAAGGCGACCGGGTGACAAAGGAGGATTCCCGATGA
- the glgA gene encoding glycogen synthase GlgA produces MNIVMAVAECVPFVKTGGLADVAGALPKALARLGHNVTVILPKYSLIPDELQQQFTKQDEVKFEFKGKQASAGIFAYESEGVGYLLLENDEYFAREGIYGQPDDAERFAFLNRGVLAVLHSLPLPADIVHVHDWHTAMIPFLLQEDQQYAGLNEGLQTVLTIHNLQFQGNFPPETFTAIYGMDSQYLNDDAVLWHGNLSMLKTGIQYADKVTAVSPTYRDEILTDQYGEGLQQVLRARQDDLLGIVNGLDTDAYDPAADPAIEQTYDASSVSAGKAANKQALQRRFGLPEQPDTPLIVMVSRLSGQKGIDVLEDTLPELVEKEDLQVIILGTGEERYERFLRGLAADHPDKVYAYIGFDEALAHLLYAGADIFLMPSHFEPCGLSQLISMRYGTVPVANKTGGLQDTVTEYDEGMQTGNGFLSDFSRGRTFSGTLKRCLSFYKQPEDWRMIQLNGMRGNYSWPRSAEQYAKLYERIKQTEE; encoded by the coding sequence ATGAATATCGTCATGGCAGTGGCGGAATGCGTCCCTTTTGTGAAGACCGGGGGACTTGCCGATGTGGCAGGAGCACTGCCGAAAGCATTGGCCAGGCTCGGCCACAACGTAACAGTCATTCTGCCGAAATACAGCCTGATTCCTGATGAACTGCAGCAGCAATTCACGAAACAAGATGAAGTGAAATTCGAATTTAAAGGGAAGCAGGCAAGTGCTGGCATATTTGCATATGAATCAGAAGGTGTTGGATACCTGCTGCTGGAAAATGATGAGTATTTTGCACGGGAAGGAATCTATGGACAGCCGGATGATGCCGAACGGTTCGCTTTTTTAAACCGGGGGGTGCTGGCAGTACTGCATTCCTTGCCGCTTCCGGCGGATATTGTGCACGTCCATGACTGGCATACAGCAATGATTCCGTTTTTACTGCAGGAAGATCAGCAGTATGCCGGGCTGAACGAAGGTCTTCAGACGGTGCTTACGATCCATAATCTGCAGTTTCAGGGAAATTTCCCGCCGGAGACCTTTACCGCAATTTATGGAATGGACAGCCAATACCTGAATGACGATGCGGTGTTGTGGCATGGGAATTTATCCATGCTGAAAACGGGGATTCAATATGCGGATAAAGTAACGGCGGTCAGCCCGACATACCGCGATGAAATTCTGACGGACCAGTACGGGGAAGGGTTGCAGCAAGTACTTCGAGCGCGGCAGGATGACCTGCTGGGTATTGTGAACGGTCTTGATACCGATGCGTATGATCCGGCAGCGGATCCGGCGATTGAACAGACATATGATGCATCATCCGTTTCAGCGGGCAAAGCGGCGAACAAGCAGGCGCTGCAGCGCCGGTTCGGACTACCGGAACAGCCGGACACGCCGCTGATCGTCATGGTCTCAAGGCTATCCGGACAGAAAGGGATCGATGTGCTGGAAGATACGCTGCCCGAGTTAGTGGAAAAAGAGGATTTGCAAGTGATCATCCTGGGTACAGGAGAAGAACGATATGAGCGGTTTCTGCGTGGGTTGGCGGCAGATCACCCGGATAAAGTGTATGCTTATATTGGGTTTGATGAAGCGCTTGCGCATCTATTGTATGCCGGTGCGGATATCTTTCTGATGCCATCCCATTTCGAGCCATGCGGTCTGAGTCAGCTCATATCGATGCGATACGGAACTGTGCCGGTTGCCAATAAGACCGGGGGACTGCAGGATACCGTGACCGAATACGATGAAGGAATGCAGACCGGGAATGGATTTTTGAGCGATTTTTCCCGTGGCCGGACATTCAGCGGAACGCTAAAGCGGTGTCTGTCGTTCTACAAGCAGCCGGAAGATTGGCGAATGATCCAGCTGAATGGCATGCGGGGAAATTACTCGTGGCCGCGTTCCGCTGAGCAGTACGCGAAGCTCTACGAACGCATAAAACAGACAGAGGAGTGA
- a CDS encoding glycogen/starch/alpha-glucan phosphorylase — translation MFGSKEEFKEHFMRRFEQQTEEQSPQTAYAVLGDMLREHIQEDWERTNTRYAEHKDKQLYYFSIEFLIGRLLGQNLLNLACYDLVKEGLDELGYDLSEIEEFEPEPGLGNGGLGRLAAGFLDSLASLQMPGHGCGIRYKGGLFTQHIKDGFQTEQPTDWIRETGSLDVRREDLALDIPFFGQAGTAENAEWVKAVPYDMPVVGANGRTINTLRLWQAEPSDRPIPSTKTMQIYERETAAISDRLYPDDSLDEGKILRLKQQYFLCSASIRTILKERQFEIRELPDRVAIQVNDTHPAMAVPELMRVLLDEEGLDWDEAWAITTRTISYTNHTILEEAMEKWDSYLIETLLPRIYQIIEEIDRRFKAKLATQQLSTHDRHKLSIIENDRVKMAVLAVVGSYKVNGVAKLHTEILKQREMKELHEQFPDKFHNKTNGISHRRWLMKANPELASLITESIGSGWVTEPERLRELDRFAKDQSFHASFEAVKRQKKEQLIRHVEHISDSPIDPDSIFDIHIKRIHGYKRQLMNILHIQMLYDRIRQDSSFRPYPRTFFFGGKAAPTYDFAKQVIKTINTVAHKVNSDPLVRQHVHVVFVENYNVSKAEQLIPAANVSEQISTASKEASGTGNMKFMMNGALTLGTVDGANVEIFEQVGEENAFPFGLLAEQVMQFEKDGTYDPQEIIRHDPEIRQVMAELTGGQLTDGIENSNYIIRQLIDRRDPFFVLKDLRSYMAVHDQMLMAYTEQTRWTEMAIKNVAASGYFSSDRTIRQYAEEVWHLDRRS, via the coding sequence ATGTTCGGTTCGAAAGAAGAATTCAAGGAACATTTCATGAGGCGGTTCGAACAGCAGACAGAAGAGCAGTCGCCACAAACGGCATATGCTGTATTGGGTGACATGCTGCGTGAACACATACAGGAAGATTGGGAACGGACGAATACACGCTATGCGGAACACAAGGACAAGCAATTGTATTATTTTTCAATCGAGTTTTTGATCGGGCGACTGCTCGGCCAGAACCTGCTGAATCTGGCGTGCTATGATCTGGTCAAAGAAGGACTGGACGAGCTTGGATATGATTTGTCGGAGATCGAAGAATTTGAACCGGAACCGGGTCTTGGAAATGGCGGACTCGGCAGGCTGGCGGCCGGCTTTCTGGATTCGCTCGCTTCCCTGCAGATGCCCGGCCATGGCTGTGGCATCCGGTATAAAGGCGGCTTGTTCACCCAGCACATTAAAGATGGTTTTCAGACGGAGCAGCCAACCGACTGGATCCGGGAAACCGGCAGTCTCGACGTCAGACGGGAAGACCTGGCGCTGGACATTCCATTTTTCGGGCAAGCCGGAACTGCAGAGAATGCAGAGTGGGTAAAAGCCGTACCATACGACATGCCCGTTGTAGGTGCAAATGGCCGTACAATCAATACACTTCGTCTGTGGCAGGCGGAACCATCAGATCGCCCGATACCATCGACTAAAACGATGCAAATATATGAACGGGAAACAGCTGCCATTTCCGACCGGCTGTATCCGGATGATTCGCTGGACGAAGGAAAGATCCTTCGGCTGAAACAGCAGTACTTTTTGTGCAGCGCATCGATCAGAACCATCTTAAAAGAGCGTCAGTTTGAGATCCGGGAATTGCCGGATCGGGTAGCGATTCAAGTGAATGACACACATCCGGCGATGGCAGTGCCGGAATTGATGCGCGTGCTGCTCGATGAAGAGGGACTGGACTGGGATGAGGCATGGGCGATCACGACCCGGACCATCTCCTATACGAATCATACAATCCTTGAAGAAGCGATGGAAAAATGGGACAGTTACTTGATTGAAACACTGCTCCCGCGAATCTATCAGATTATCGAAGAAATCGACCGGCGCTTTAAGGCAAAACTGGCCACCCAGCAATTGAGCACCCATGACCGGCATAAATTATCGATCATCGAAAATGACCGGGTCAAAATGGCGGTACTTGCGGTTGTCGGCAGTTATAAAGTGAATGGCGTCGCCAAACTGCATACGGAAATTCTGAAGCAGCGGGAAATGAAAGAACTGCACGAGCAATTTCCGGATAAATTTCATAATAAAACGAATGGAATCAGCCATCGCCGCTGGCTCATGAAGGCCAACCCGGAACTGGCGTCGCTGATTACCGAATCGATCGGATCCGGCTGGGTCACCGAGCCTGAGCGGCTGCGGGAATTGGACCGGTTCGCAAAGGACCAGTCCTTCCATGCGTCATTCGAGGCAGTGAAACGGCAGAAAAAAGAGCAGCTGATCCGGCACGTTGAGCATATTTCCGACAGTCCGATTGATCCCGATTCGATCTTTGATATCCACATCAAGCGGATTCATGGTTATAAGCGGCAGCTGATGAACATTCTGCACATCCAGATGCTGTATGACCGCATCCGTCAGGATTCCTCGTTCCGTCCGTATCCGCGCACCTTCTTTTTTGGCGGGAAAGCCGCACCGACTTACGATTTTGCCAAGCAGGTTATCAAGACGATCAATACAGTGGCACATAAAGTGAACAGCGATCCGCTCGTCAGGCAGCATGTGCATGTGGTGTTCGTGGAAAATTATAACGTGAGTAAGGCGGAGCAATTGATCCCTGCGGCAAACGTCAGTGAACAGATCTCCACCGCTTCCAAAGAAGCATCCGGCACCGGCAATATGAAATTCATGATGAACGGAGCACTGACATTAGGTACGGTTGACGGGGCCAATGTCGAGATTTTCGAGCAAGTGGGTGAGGAGAACGCTTTTCCGTTCGGATTGCTCGCAGAACAAGTAATGCAGTTTGAGAAGGACGGGACATACGATCCGCAGGAAATCATCCGACACGATCCGGAAATCCGGCAAGTCATGGCTGAATTGACGGGAGGTCAGCTGACAGACGGTATTGAAAACAGCAATTATATCATCCGGCAGCTCATTGACCGGCGTGATCCTTTTTTCGTACTGAAAGATTTAAGAAGTTATATGGCCGTGCATGATCAAATGCTGATGGCTTACACAGAACAGACCCGATGGACCGAAATGGCCATCAAAAATGTTGCGGCGTCCGGCTATTTCTCAAGTGATCGGACCATCCGTCAATATGCTGAGGAAGTTTGGCATTTGGACCGCCGGAGTTGA
- a CDS encoding SDR family oxidoreductase: MAREAFSNTDLKDYKASGTLAGKVAIVTGGSSGIGQAVAIAYAKEGAKVVIGYLDDEEGADETIKIIGQYGGEARALNGDLGKSGNCDKLVQFAIDEFGQLDIVVNNAGYQYPQTTPLDITDEQLLKTFEIKAFAMFYMTRAALPHLKKGARIINTASINAYRGHSDLIDYAGANGAMVAMTRSLARRLVREEIAVNGIAPGPIWTPLIPKTFGHLNPDVADDFGEDVPAGRPGQPYELVKAFVFLADPQNSYMTGQFLHMNGGDYMST; the protein is encoded by the coding sequence ATGGCGCGTGAAGCTTTTTCCAATACCGATCTGAAAGACTATAAGGCAAGCGGAACGCTTGCCGGGAAAGTGGCGATTGTAACAGGCGGCAGCAGCGGAATCGGACAGGCTGTCGCCATTGCCTATGCAAAAGAAGGGGCGAAAGTGGTCATCGGCTATTTGGACGATGAGGAAGGTGCGGATGAAACCATCAAGATCATCGGGCAATATGGCGGTGAGGCCAGGGCATTGAATGGTGATTTGGGTAAATCAGGGAATTGCGACAAACTGGTGCAATTTGCAATCGATGAATTCGGTCAGCTTGATATTGTTGTCAATAATGCCGGTTATCAATACCCGCAAACGACCCCCCTTGATATTACAGATGAGCAATTGCTGAAAACATTCGAAATTAAAGCGTTCGCCATGTTTTATATGACACGGGCTGCCCTTCCTCATTTGAAAAAGGGGGCGCGAATCATCAATACAGCGTCCATTAATGCTTACCGGGGCCATTCCGATTTAATCGACTATGCAGGCGCGAATGGTGCCATGGTGGCGATGACCCGCTCGCTCGCCCGGCGGCTGGTGCGGGAAGAGATTGCCGTGAATGGCATCGCGCCCGGGCCCATCTGGACCCCGCTTATTCCAAAAACGTTCGGTCACTTGAATCCGGACGTGGCGGATGATTTCGGGGAAGACGTGCCGGCAGGCCGGCCGGGTCAGCCTTATGAGCTGGTGAAGGCATTCGTTTTCTTGGCGGATCCGCAGAACTCATACATGACCGGCCAATTCCTGCACATGAACGGCGGCGACTATATGTCGACGTGA
- a CDS encoding ISL3 family transposase produces the protein MCGGRTHRHDRKIRRFRHGYAWHIGTLWIELAVPRQRCLGCAYTFTYDYGLGLIRYSTAAYRREIVRRCHGRALSDVASEYQLPYTTVERWFYRYAPEQAKEEKAERICVDEFAFRKGHSYATSVLNADTGSVLAVARGRDEEAIKTVLAKVKGSVKVVVSDLAPAMAKAIQATFPSAGHILDRFHIIQFFTEALKRRRRYLIEAKKHHTVRFIDRCLACEPAALTEGERAYVFRWLEEDSHLCHLYQALQHIRYVFKATTPTQAGRRLSDWMKRYQFHGCRAAAKIAKSLIVRETALLETILSPLSNGIMEGTNNKIKLIKRRGYGYRNDAHLFLRIRLETG, from the coding sequence ATTTGTGGCGGAAGAACCCATCGCCATGATCGGAAAATCCGCCGCTTTCGCCATGGGTATGCCTGGCATATTGGTACCCTGTGGATTGAACTAGCCGTTCCCAGACAGCGCTGCTTGGGTTGTGCCTACACGTTCACCTACGATTACGGGCTTGGGCTCATCCGTTATTCCACCGCTGCCTACCGTCGCGAAATCGTCCGTCGCTGCCATGGCCGCGCCCTTTCGGACGTGGCCTCCGAGTATCAGCTGCCATATACCACGGTGGAACGGTGGTTTTACCGGTATGCGCCAGAACAGGCAAAAGAAGAAAAAGCGGAACGGATCTGTGTCGATGAGTTCGCTTTCCGTAAAGGCCATTCCTATGCGACCAGTGTGCTGAATGCCGATACCGGAAGCGTGCTGGCTGTCGCCCGCGGACGGGACGAGGAGGCGATCAAAACTGTCCTGGCAAAGGTGAAGGGATCTGTGAAAGTGGTGGTGAGCGATCTGGCACCCGCCATGGCCAAGGCAATCCAAGCCACCTTTCCGTCCGCCGGCCACATCCTGGACCGTTTCCATATCATTCAATTCTTTACGGAGGCGCTCAAAAGGAGGCGCCGGTATTTGATCGAGGCGAAAAAGCATCACACGGTCCGCTTTATCGACCGTTGCCTGGCGTGTGAGCCGGCGGCTCTTACTGAAGGAGAGCGTGCCTATGTATTCCGCTGGCTGGAGGAAGACAGCCACCTATGCCATCTCTATCAGGCTTTACAGCACATCCGGTATGTCTTCAAAGCGACAACACCTACACAGGCAGGGCGACGGCTTTCCGACTGGATGAAGCGCTATCAGTTCCATGGATGCCGGGCAGCAGCTAAAATCGCAAAGAGCCTGATCGTTAGGGAAACCGCATTACTGGAAACCATTCTGTCCCCTTTATCAAACGGCATTATGGAAGGAACGAACAATAAGATCAAACTTATCAAAAGACGGGGATACGGCTACCGGAACGATGCCCATCTTTTCCTGCGAATCCGCTTGGAGACCGGGTGA
- a CDS encoding Abi family protein, translating into MADGTTTAELQLKSKLTFDEMIDHLEAKGIQFNIMSKKTAKKTLMNMHYYYKISSYRRNFLKNQHGKYVNLDFAYLADLAEIDVQLRYLVLQMCLDIEHAIKTMLLTDITNDPNEDGFSIVEEFCTHGGVPKKHYMYTVSEDSQYNFNMYTRYQEDMPVWVYFEFIPFGALANFVEFYYTTRGNEEYAELCDVLKYVRNIRNAAAHNNPLIMDIVATGQLTEPVSPPVAAFSRSFHETRPTARKKKLSNKKIHDLTALFYVYDRFIPFGEMKNVRYQHVRKFLKRCARRKKEYKAHNGLVSVYNYFSNMVHSLSV; encoded by the coding sequence ATGGCTGATGGAACAACCACGGCGGAATTGCAGTTAAAAAGTAAATTGACGTTCGATGAAATGATTGATCATTTGGAAGCAAAAGGCATCCAGTTCAACATTATGTCGAAGAAAACAGCAAAAAAGACACTGATGAATATGCATTATTATTATAAAATTTCCTCTTACCGGCGGAACTTCCTGAAGAACCAGCACGGCAAGTATGTGAACTTGGATTTTGCCTATCTTGCTGATCTGGCAGAAATCGATGTGCAGCTGCGCTATCTGGTGCTGCAAATGTGCCTCGATATCGAACATGCCATCAAAACGATGCTGCTGACGGATATTACGAACGATCCGAACGAAGACGGCTTCAGCATCGTGGAGGAATTCTGCACACACGGCGGCGTGCCGAAGAAGCATTATATGTACACCGTCAGCGAAGATTCCCAATACAATTTCAATATGTACACCCGGTATCAGGAAGATATGCCGGTCTGGGTGTATTTCGAGTTCATCCCCTTCGGAGCGCTTGCAAACTTTGTTGAGTTTTATTACACAACGCGAGGCAATGAAGAGTACGCGGAATTATGCGACGTGCTGAAATATGTCCGGAATATCCGCAATGCCGCAGCGCATAACAATCCGCTGATCATGGACATTGTGGCGACCGGCCAGCTGACCGAACCGGTTTCACCGCCGGTCGCGGCATTCTCCAGATCCTTTCATGAAACCAGACCGACTGCCCGCAAGAAAAAGCTGTCGAATAAAAAAATCCATGACTTAACGGCATTATTCTATGTATACGACCGGTTCATCCCCTTCGGAGAAATGAAAAACGTCCGGTACCAACATGTCCGGAAATTCCTGAAGCGATGCGCCCGCCGCAAAAAAGAATACAAAGCGCATAACGGCCTCGTATCCGTCTACAATTACTTCAGCAATATGGTCCATTCCCTGTCTGTGTAA